A portion of the Salminus brasiliensis chromosome 11, fSalBra1.hap2, whole genome shotgun sequence genome contains these proteins:
- the LOC140565941 gene encoding V-set and immunoglobulin domain-containing protein 2-like: protein MVICHAVLISWILLQCLGEAWSWEAVVVKSSVFARSGSSAELTCSYSTHASQGFTLEWRYAAPGTPAFQAKRVLYYNGHLYWVDSWEGRMALLQNPPTSGVASLKILSVEPSDAGLYMCDVTNPNDWSGSGQGLINLTVLVPPSVPGCQLSGNTYVGNDVTLTCTSSQGVPTPIYSWSREKNAAPLPLNSMVEDQRSGSLMLTNLSAAFAGTYTCRASNDLGEAACSITVKVAYGGTAAVVGGVLMGVFLVVLLIAAVVIYLCCYRKRAHQHSEKNELRRMNVGPAGRRKLKGPLLSGEYDESHPPLRVSHFSPLV from the exons GTGAAGCGTGGTCATGGGAGGCAGTTGTGGTGAAGAGCTCAGTGTTCGCCCGTTCTGGATCCTCTGCTGAACTGACCTGCAGCTACAGCACGCACGCTTCTCAGGGATTCACTTTGGAGTGGCGGTACGCTGCCCCTGGAACTCCAGCCTTTCAGGCAAAGAGG GTGTTGTACTACAATGGACATCTGTATTGGGTGGACTCTTGGGAGGGCAGAATGGCTTTACTGCAGAACCCTCCAACTTCTGGTGTCGCTTCTCTGAAGATCCTCAGTGTTGAGCCCTCTGATGCTGGCCTCTACATGTGCGATGTCACCAATCCAAATGACTGGTCTGGCAGTGGACAGGGTCTCATCAACCTGACTGTGTTAG TGCCTCCATCTGTGCCTGGATGTCAGCTGAGCGGCAACACTTATGTGGGGAATGATGTCACTCTTACATGTACGAGCTCCCAGGGAGTTCCCACACCCATCTACTCCTGGAGCCGAGAGAAAAATGCAGCCCCTCTGCCCCTCAACAGCATGGTAGAAG ATCAGCGTAGTGGTTCCCTGATGCTGACCAATCTGTCTGCTGCCTTTGCTGGAACATACACCTGCAGAGCATCCAACGACCTGGGCGAGGCAGCGTGCAGCATTACTGTGAAAGTGGCAT ACGGTGGCACTGCAGCGGTGGTTGGTGGGGTTCTGATGGGTGTTTTCCTCGTAGTTCTGCTGATCGCCGCAGTGGTGATCTACCTCTGCTGCTACAGGAAGAGAGCTCACCAGCACTCAGAGAAGAACGAGCTGAG ACGGATGAATGTAGGACCAGCAGGGCGGCGCAAGTTAAAGGGTCCTCTGCTTTCTGGCGAATACGATGAGAGTCACCCTCCACTTAGAGTCTCTCACTTCAGCCCACTGGTGTAA